In Poecile atricapillus isolate bPoeAtr1 chromosome W, bPoeAtr1.hap1, whole genome shotgun sequence, one DNA window encodes the following:
- the LOC131591928 gene encoding stimulated by retinoic acid gene 8 protein homolog yields MKALQASCSLEEGSPSSLEEVREEYVRRQFGSPSTTSASEDMSESDSAIWYLLQECEKQTLEEYGKPELTQFSDTGSPDLVEFERYLYFYKHTVDLLIEHGVVCTGEVPLPEVSTAISHLWQELSEESRDSILQYCSQRDFLMDPKAACPEPACTEGSVRDSGGNSEEASGSSVSTPEEVMFEDAFDVAAGFLDRSKAQGMSSQSSAFASCTSENPEDHQRLYLQVTDFLKHLFFTNAQFSQEEDLPYDHETVMLRCTETFDDEDF; encoded by the exons ATGAAAGCTCTGCAAG CGAGCTGCAGTCTGGAGGAGGGGAGCCCATCCAGCTTGGAGGAAGTCAGGGAGGAATATGTCAGGAGGCAATTCGGCAGTCCCAG CACTACATCAGCCTCAGAAGATATGAGTGAAAGTGACTCTGCCATCTGGTATTTGCTTCAAGAATGTGAAAAACAAACACTGGAAGAATATGGGAAGCCAGAACTGACCCAGTTTTCAGACACTGGATCCCCAGATCTAGTGGAATTTGAACG aTACCTGTATTTTTATAAGCACACAGTGGACCTGCTGATAGAGCATGGAGTTGTTTGCACTGGAGAGGTGCCTCTTCCTGAGGTCTCCACAGCTATTTCCCATCTCTGGCAAGAGCTTTCTGAagagagcagggacagcatCTTGCAGTACTGTAGCCAGAGAGATTTCCTCATGGATCCCAAGGCTGCTTGCCCAGAGCCTGCTTGCACTGAAGGTAGTGTGAGGGACAGCGGAGGTAACAGTGAGGAAGCCAGTGGTTCCTCAGTCTCCACACCAGAGGAA GTGATGTTTGAAGATGCATTTGACGTTGCTGCTGGTTTCCTTGACAGAAGCAAGGCTCAGGGAATGTCCAGCCAGAG TTCAGCATTTGCAAGCTGCACTTCTGAAAATCCAGAGGATCACCAGAGACTCTATCTGCAGGTCACTGACTTCCTAAAACACCTCTTCTTCACTAATGCACAGTTTTCCCAG GAAGAAGATCTTCCCTATGATCATGAGACAGTGATGCTACGGTGCACTGAGACCTTCGATGATGAAGATTTCTAA